The Felis catus isolate Fca126 chromosome C2, F.catus_Fca126_mat1.0, whole genome shotgun sequence genomic sequence cggctcaggtcacgatctcccggtttgggagtctgagctccgcattgggctctgtgctgacagctcagagcctggagtctgcttcggattgtgtctccccctctctctgcccctcccacgctcatgctctgtctctcaataataataaataaatgttaaaaaaaattagaatataaaaatcttagaacaattttaaaacttaccattttcttTGCCTTCATGACTTTGTAACGATCAAAATCTGTCATCTTGGCTTTCTGtgaaaaaggaagtaaatataTGATCGCTCATACCACCTACCACTCCTCCATAAAAGAAAAGGTCACAATTCAAGTCACCCTAAGTCATTACCCTTTCTCTGGCTTCAATCTTCTTGGCCCATCTTGTGGCTGCCCATTTCGTATTGATATCTGCCTTCTGCCAGGCTTGTCGGACATATTTCTGGCGAGCACTAGAAAGAGCCAAGACCAGATTAAGGAATCAACTTTGAAGCCACACAGACCCAAAGACAGCTCTGAGCCTTCTGAAAGCACAATTTATACCCTGTTAAGTTAAACAGCATAAGCAAAACAAGCCAAAAGCACCCTTCCCACTCATTCATCACACTTCCAGTTGTCTCCAAAGACCACATACCACTTGGCACACTAGGTCTTTTACTCACTTGAATGTTGTTCACTAAACCAGGATggtcctatttatttttaaagtaagctctagtccaacatggggcttgggctcacaactccaaaatcaagaggtcccatgctctactgagccagccaggcacccctcaaacatacaattttcataataataataaaaaaagcaaaccaatCTTTCTGGATATAAAATTACCTCTGACCTTGTATATACCATGACTCTGGTGCAGTGGACGTATAGAAAGCAATTTCCTTTTCATAAAGAATGAGATAAAGCTAATCCTTAGGCCTAATGTTTATTCTGTACAATAATGCTTAAAGATAGGCGgccaaacaacaaaaaatctaattataataattttgaagTTTTGTTCAAATACTTGAAGTATCAAAACCCTGCATGCGTAATAAACGAGCAGTACACGTGACAGCACACGTTCCATGCAATCAACCGTCACTGCAGTCAAAATAACTTTAGAGTAACACATCACAGTGTTTTAACTTCCATAATCTGTAtcatgtcaagaaaaaaaaaatcactattgaTATCTTCTATTTCCTAGAAGTAGCTGGAAACAGAATCGCTTTAGTGGCTGTCAAAAAGAAATGATGTAGGTTAAATACTTAATAATTGACACACACTAAAAGCTGAACTAATGACAGCTAGTACTGGAAGAGACAAAAATTGGTTTTTGCTCTTTAAGCTAAAGGTGACTAAAGTATGTCTGGGAGACCAGAATTCCCCAGGGTGGTATTTGTTGTGTAAATCctgaaaggaagcaagaaaaaagatGGCAAACCTGGGTAACGACAAGGCCAGAGAACTAGCagggtggaaaaaaaatcaaaaaggaaacggCCATTCATGTCTATACTGAAAACCCCTCTTCTGAATTGTTCTTTCTCTTCAACACTGTATGCTAcattctcaaaaaaacaaaatggcaaaatgttttctgaattagATGAAGCAAACTTTTACTAGTATAAACAAAGTTGGGAGAGTGGTGTTGACTGGCATATAGTTACCTGTGAGGAAACTTGAGGATGAAGTCAGTGAGCTGCATGCATTTGAAAGGCATCGCCTGCCTCCTTACCTGAGTGCAAGGTCCATCAACCAAAGCCTAGAACACATAAGATCAAAAATCTCAGTGCAAAACATAATAGTACCCCAAACAAGGATTCGCAAACTTTGGTCACTTAGTTCATGGTTCTCAAATACCAAAAGCATACGAGGGCTTTCCGTGTGCCTGGCTTTGTTCTACACTCACTTTACGCATAGGAACTCCTCTAAACCTCACCAACTGTTTCAGCCCACAGTCAGTCAAAAGGTCTGGCCAGTTTAAGTGGCAGAGTAATACTCAAACCCAAGAACATCTGGCCAATTCAAGCCTGTGCATGAAACCCCCACTTGGCACTGCGTGTTTCTCAATGGTAAATTAAAGCTACAACCTGTCCCATTCCTAGCTCAAGAGGGCCATTGGGAAAATTACCATTGCCATCATACTGCAGCTCAGTCACTGGCATGTGAAGTTGTGCTACTTTTCCTTACACTTACCCTGTTTTGATCAATAACATCTACAATCGCTACCAGCTTCCCGGCATGAGGCCCAAAGGAGACGTAGGCCACCCGGCCAACCTCCACGAAACGCCTGAACACCTAAAATCGAGGGGGAGGGAGATGGAAAGACTTACTGAAATTGAAAATACTCGTCAGTTTATAAGGCTTTGCAATCCAAAAGCAATAGAAGTACAGCAAAAAAGAACGTCCGGGGAACACGCCCAAGTGCCATAAGACGacctgatgaatggacaaaacaCGCAGAGGCGGCGGCGCCAAAGTCCGGTTCCCGCGGGCTGGAGCTCCAAGCACATGGGGTCTGCACAGCCCTAGGCCGGCTGGGCCCCGGCAGACCCAGGGCCGCTCCAGCTTTCCAGCTCTGGCGGCTACCGCGCGCACGCGAGGCCCAGGCGTGCCGGGCCTGCAAGGCCTTCCACGCGCTCTTCGACCGGGCGCCTCGGAAGCTCCGAAACTCCGTGCCCCACCCGCCTCGGGACCCTCACCCCAGGCTACCTAAGTCCCGCTGGACATCGTCCCACGCCTTCCTTCCCCCTCCGAGGCGGAGGTGCAGCAGCATGGCCGCCACACCCGGAGGCCGCAACAGCAATACTCACCATGTTGGCGGCGTTCAGCGAGAAGGAAGAAGGGCCGCCCGACCGGGCGGATGTGTAGAAGGCCGCCCCGCCCCTGCGATTAACGAGCCGCCGACGCGAGCACTGATTGGTTAGGGTCGTACGTGCATACGCGCACGCATGCTCACTGGGAAAACATGGCGGAGCTGGTTCGAGCCTTGTTGCATTTTGGCTGACCGGACCAGTGGTGTATGGTGAGGCAGCCTGGTTAGTGGCGGGACGGTCATCTAGTAGGACTTTAGAATGAAGAGGAGCACAGAAGCTGTGACTTTCATTATAATTGTGTCCGCATTCCATTTGACTTCTTTTAAcgttcttccatttttcttctgtttctcctaAGTACCCCGGGTTTTTGTCTAAATGTTGTTACTCATGGCTTAGTactcgttttgttttgttttgttttgttttcctctaagtGATCCCAGCAATTCTgttaccttttgttttatttgttttttttctaagtaggctccatggtgGAGCTTAGattcacaatcctgagatcaagaggcacatgctttactgactgagccagccaggcgtcccttaaccttttattttaaagtaattcagGCTTAACAGGAAAGTTGCAAAACAGTACAAATAATTCCCCAAACAGCTTCACTTACGttccccaaatgttaacattatATGTTTGCTTTACTGTTCTGTCATTTACTTCTAAACCCATTTGAGAGGATGTTAGACATGATGTACCTATTAGACATAATGTACTATTTCCTAAAAAACGAAGACATTATCTTACATAATCAGTGCAATAATTAAACttagtaaaataatattaagtctATCGTTTATTCTGCAGTCCTTATTAAAGTGTTACCAGTCGTCCCACTTATGTCCTTtagagcaaataatttttttttcctggttcatGATCTAATGGAGGATCACAAGTTGGAAGCTGTCACGTTTagtgttttaaaatctgtaatagttctggggcgcctgggtggcacagtcggttaagcgtccgacttcagccaggtcacgatctcgcggtccgtgagttcgagccccgcgtcaggctctgggctgatggctcggagcctggagcctgtttccgattctgtgtctccctctctctctgcccctcccccgttcatgctctgtctctcgctgtcccaaaaataaattaaaaaacgttgaaaaaaaaaatctgtaatagtTCTAAGCCTGTCtttcataatacattttaatatacaggccaggggcgcctgggtgactcagtcagtcgaACTTCAgactctgatttcggctcaggtcatgatctcatgttggtgggatcaaaccccgcatcaggctgtgcacttccaccgcagagcctgcttgggattctctcctctctctgcccctccccaccctctctcagcACTCGCagcccgcaccccccccccccagcccaaataaataaatcaacattttaaaaaaaggtcttcaggggcacctgggtggctcagtcagttaagcatccaactcttggttttggtccaggtcatgatctcacagttctcaagttggagccccacatcaggctctgtgctgacagtatggagtctgcttggaattttctctctcctctctctgctcctccccaactctcaTATGCTctcactctcccaaaataaataaataaactttattattttatttttatttacatttaagttagttaacatacagtgtagtcttggcttcaggagtagaacccagtgattcatctcttacgtgacacccagtactcatccttccttaaagtgcccttcttaatgcccatcatccatttaacccatcctcccccaaccccctcaaaataaataaattaaaaaaaaaatctttaaaatacaggCTAGTTGTTTTGGAGAAGGTCTCTCAATATGGACTTGGAGTCAGATTCTGATCATGCATTTTTGGCAGAAATGCTGTGCCACTTGATGCAAAATGTCAGAATACATGCATAAGATATCTCTTTGTCTAAATATGCGGTGTTACCTTTCATTGCTGGATTAAGGTGATCATTGTACTGGCGATTCCCAAATATCTTTCAGTCCTTTCCTCTAAACTCTATGCCAATATCTTCCAGGACTGCTCTACCCGCCTCCTAAGTGACCTGCTTTCTCCATTGCCTCCCTTAATCTATTCTCTGCTCATCAGTCAGAgggatccttaaaaaaaaaaaaaaaaaaaaacaattaagattATATCACTTCGTTGTTAAAACACTTCAGTGGCTTGGCTTTctatagtatttaaaataaaacctaaactCCTTACTCTAGCCTACAAGCTCCTGCATCATATGCGCCTATATTCAAACACACCTGTGCCAACCCTCCTTTCCCACCTTCATTATGTTTCAGCTGCGCTGGTCCTAACAGGCCAAGTtctctcctggtctgtgagttttGCACATAGTGACTCGCTGCCAGGGATGCTCTTCCCTCTGTTCCCACTCATTGCATGGCAGTGCCAACTCatctcttgtatttctttctagATAGTTCTTCTGAGAGACTTAACCTATCACATAAAAAGATAGGTTAGtgcccttcctctttttctagctcaattttatgttttcctcAGAACCATTATCACAATTGCAATTGTTGACTTATTTTCCTGTCCATGTAGGTTGTAGTTTTGCACCAGGTGCGataagttccatgagagcaggactttggccatttttttctttgtacagTAGGCTCAATAAATGGGTAGTGAATGAATTAGTCTTTAGGCCTTGGtaatttgctttataatttacaaagcaAAAGGCATGAGTAAGAAAGTTCATAGCACATTTTTTGTtagtagccccaaactggaaactattGAAAGGTCATAAATAAGAGATTGGATCAAAGTTGCTAGCAATGGACAGCAACTACAAgaacaatatggatgaatttaCATATGACACCAAGTGAAATAAGGTGGATACAGAGAGCGTATGgtatatgatttaatttatataaaattcaaaatagtaAACAGGCAATCTATTGTTATCGGAAGTAATGATCATGTTTACCCTTGGTGCGGGCAGTAGTgactggggatggggtggggaagagaggcttCTGAGCTGTGGGTGAGGTTTCTTCATCTGGGTGTTGGTTACACCAGTGTGTTCAGCTTGTGAAAACTCAAATCTTATGACTTGTGcgtttattttccccaaatgtatGTTCCCTGGCTCTACAACTAGAGAATCTGACTTGCGGGCCTAGCGAGGGGTAAGAACCTGCATTTAAAAACAAGCTCCCCAACGGGTGCGCTGAAACACGCCTGGAGAAACGCTTTAGTTTTCTCTACAATTACTGAgttattttcctgatttcattaTCTGATTATGTCACTCCTGTTTAAAGTGCTTccaatgtttctttttatccccTATTCTGCAGGATGAAGTCCAAACTCCCTCGCCTGGCATTCACGGCCTCCCACAATCTCACCCCAACCCCTTCCTAGCTTCTTCCCTCTGGCAATTCTGCGTCCGTCACCCCAAATCCCGTTGTAGCTACAAGTCTGGCGGCCATTCATGCAGCTGTGCCCCCTCTTCCTGGAATAGGATCCTCACTCTCCCTTAAGAACGACAGCACGTCCTTAAAGAAAGCATCTCAATGAGTAGAGAAAGGGTTAACAGTAGGCAGGGATACATAGGTACCCTCCAGAGGTTGATTGCAGCGGCCGTCCTACTCCTTGCGTCCAccgtgcccccagcccctggctgcaGATGCGAGTGGGAGGCTATAACTGCGGAcgggtttcttttttggggggggggagggggggaggaggataAACGATTCCAGACCTGCCCATGCTAGGTGCCATGAATAGAGTTTCACAGGCTTTTATCCAGTTcctgataaggtcccaataaaaaGTCAGAGACAAAGTCCTTGGCGGCAACCCAACTGggacccctctccctctccagagCTTGGTACTTTCGCTCAATAAAATTCTATCGCTTTGCTCAACTCTCTGCTGTCCGGGAGATTCTTTCTTCTACTCTGTGAGACAAGGACCAGGGTCTCTCTCACCCACCTGTAACGTCAAGATCCCTTCCCAAGCAACCCCAAGGCGGTTTTCAGATTTCTTCGAAGCTCCATTAGAATGCGTAGGCAACTCTCCAAGCAAACTTTGTGTACCTCGCCGGGTCACGAGCGTCctaggaggaggaaggagatcTTTAACAGCCGAGACTTCAGAAACCAAATTACCAAATCAAACACACGAGCGAGGTGGCTGGCCACGCCCCTTCCGGGACACCTGACAGGTTCGTCCAATCACCGGGAGGAAGGGCAACTCCTGGACCACGCCAGGGATGCGCTCAGTAGTTCCTTTGGCTCCTCCCTGCGGGGCCACGCCCCCGCCGTACGCCGTCCTGCCCGTCCAATCACCGAGAGGAAGGCAAACCGCAGCCTGCACCGGTAACCCACGTGGCAGTCCGCGGGCACACTTAGCTGGTGTTTCGCGTGGGATGTGTGGGAAGCTATGTCCGCTTCAAGCTGCGCCTTGCGCTTGCTTGTGGGAAGAGGTCAATGTGAGGGGCAGGGCAGGCGCCCTTCGGGTGCCTGCAGGGGAGCACCGAGCATGGGAGAAGCGCTTGGTCCCAGCTTCGGCTGGGAGACGCGGGGGACGGCCGCAGCACGCCGACTTCCCCTTAGAGTCCCTGCGGGTGTCGGCACGGCCAGCTGTCCACCTGTAACCAGCTGCTCCCCAGAGTGCCTGTCAGCTTCAGCTGAGTAGGTGTGTCTCGTTTGTTTCTTTCAGTCACGGGGGATGGAAGCGTCAGTTTAGCCAAGTTTGTCGATGTCCCCAAAGAGAAATCTAAGCCTGTTCAAGATGTGAACCAAAAGCTACCCAGAACCGGGTAACCTTTCCGAGATGTGAACCGATCCCAGTTACGACCAAACCGGCACGGTAGTCATGTGTATGCCTGCCTGGCATAATATATttaggagtgaaaaaaaaaaaaaaaagcgcacgTTACAACTGTTATCAAAATTTCCATGTTAAGAGCCCCGAAGCTGAGCAAGACAGTGTCTCAGCCCAATCAACCAACACCCACCGGGAATAAACCTGTAGTCCTACAAAATCAGGTAGGTTGATTCATTGTAATGAGGGAGACTGCACACCACAAACATCATGGGGCATTTAACCAAATAAAGTTACAGGACTGGAGGGAGATGTGAAGTTTAGATGAATGGCAATGGAACACTGTTTTGATAGACTCAAAGCAAAGCAGGACTGTGTAAAGGGAACAGTATCAGTCCTAGACAGCAAAATGGACCCATGGTCCTGTTTCTTTGAGAGTGTTGTCCAGAAACCCCTTTTCTGCGGCTTTGCACCTGGATGGCAAATTGAAGCTATTTCATTCTTACTGATAAAACTTCAAACACCGAAGTTTCTGAGAGTCTTTGATTTTAGAGAACAAAGTTTCTCCGTAAGTAAGAAAGCAGCAATCAGTCAAAGAAGGTTattggggctcccgggtggctcagttggttaagcatccgactttgcctcaggctgtgatctcactgttctggtGTTGGAGCTCCTCAtggggctcttcgctgacagctgggagcctggagactgctttggattctgtgtctcctctc encodes the following:
- the RPL14 gene encoding 60S ribosomal protein L14, whose amino-acid sequence is MKVLLDDRPATNQAASPYTTGPVSQNATRLEPAPPCFPSEHACAYARTTLTNQCSRRRLVNRRGGAAFYTSARSGGPSSFSLNAANMVFRRFVEVGRVAYVSFGPHAGKLVAIVDVIDQNRALVDGPCTQVRRQAMPFKCMQLTDFILKFPHSARQKYVRQAWQKADINTKWAATRWAKKIEARERKAKMTDFDRYKVMKAKKMRNRIIKLEVRKLQKAALLKASPKKAPAAKGAAAAAAAKVPAKKMAAAGKKAPAQKVPAPKAAGQKAAPPKAQKGQKAPAQKAPAPKASGKKA